The Octopus bimaculoides isolate UCB-OBI-ISO-001 chromosome 16, ASM119413v2, whole genome shotgun sequence genome window below encodes:
- the LOC106880761 gene encoding probable tRNA(His) guanylyltransferase isoform X2, whose amino-acid sequence MTNVVSLFTSTFVFTWSRYFSTQDLQYPPSFDARTICYPSDQNLKDYLSWRQADCHINNLYNTCFWKLVQEKSLSPAESQARLKGTLSSDKNEMLFTEFNINYNNLPDIHKKGTILIRQKISSEKGN is encoded by the exons ATGACTAATGTTGTGAGTTTGTTCACATCAACATTTGTGTTCACATGGTCTCGATACTTTAGCACTCAAGATCTTCAATACCCACCTTCTTTTGATGCCCGAACTATATGTTACCCATCTGACCAAAATCTGAAAGACTATCTCAGCTGGCGGCAAGCTGACT gTCATATTAATAATCTTTACAACACCTGTTTCTGGAAACTTGTCCAAGAAAAGAGTCTCTCACCAGCTGAATCTCAAGCAAgattaaaa GGAACTCTTTCAAGTGACAAGAATGAGATGTTATTCAcagaatttaatataaattacaaCAACCTTCCTGATATACATAAAAAAGGTACAATTCTCATCCGGCAGaag